From Coturnix japonica isolate 7356 chromosome 1, Coturnix japonica 2.1, whole genome shotgun sequence, the proteins below share one genomic window:
- the FRMPD4 gene encoding FERM and PDZ domain-containing protein 4 isoform X4: protein MTANRDGRDYFINHMTQSATFEDPRIESCQITPPAPRKVEMRRDPVLGFGFVAGSEKPVVVRSVTPGGPSEGKLIPGDQIIMINDEPVSTAPRERVIDLVRSCKESILLTVVQPYPSPKSAFISAAKKARLKSNPVKVRFSEEVIINGQVSETVKDNSLLFMPNVLKVYLENGQTKSFRFDCSTSIKDVILTLQEKLSIKCIEHFSLMLEQRVEGSGTKLLLLHEQETLTQVTQRPSSHKMRCLFRISFVPKDPIDLLRRDPVAFEYLYVQSCNDVVQERFGPELKYDIALRLAALQMYIATVTTKQTQKISLKYIEKEWGLETFLPSAVLQSMKEKNIKKALSHLVKANQNLVPPGKKLSALQAKVHYLKFLSDLRLYGGRVFKATLVQGEKRSEVTLLVGPRYGISHVINTKTNLVALLADFSHVNRIEMFTEDESSVRVELHVLDVKPITLLMESSDAMNLACLTAGYYRLLVDSRRSIFNMANKKNAGNRETGIENRGKHNLLASEWNCVPKTTTFLAEDQETQMSFGDPKQKAIDVSESLLCQKEHRHLYIENTYNSGGFDQHLTKQDPTDTEESRNFNQPSLLSLSGLESSKKAQDSPRGAKVSFIFGDHNLDGINPQTLGYERLLDESPEVLEKQRAIYINNANDIKGLELSPDAESIQFATNAVYATISDGKIFGAAEGIEEPLLHDICYAENTDDAEDEDEVSCEEDIMVGEINRPALLSLSGSNDDIIDLTSLPPPEGDDNEDDFLLHTLNMAIAAPPPGFRDSSDEEDSQNQATQPRDDKEQASNLGSDDIPVSLIDAVPTNTEGKCEKGLDDAVVSTLQALEALAASEEQQTSDNSGVAILRAYSPESSSDSGNETNSSEMTESSELAAAQKHSENTARMFLTTSEGYQPLVEEQTEFPIAKSQAGGPGMKSSQPLVGRQAADLQSKVVPSKQILHSDNMEMEPETMETKSVTDYFSKLHMGSLVYSCTSKRKSKMTESEVKASSDGNATVKKQQGTKKAETDEELKAKFGTISARDSQRLSTFNVERTAFRQRWYGADDGAADKPSPEAANGKTFPRVPVRGKAETDCKDEVDPEVDQDDTSGLSQGENFLSDMTPVSSAKDLNDAEDTDLSADDHPSKLPEAEQSVARLCEYHLAKRMSSLQSEGHFSLQSSQCSSVDAGCSTGSSTCATPVESPLCSSDVKHVISDPSMKGIAYIPADERAAILPNHGTTYKDLHQQPEAVCHRMTVPVVHSAINAEPLFGTLREGCHRIPKIKETTAFTEPEKGRQGGMPAAFPRQPLADSIMLSSTLSESKVPSQNQDSCDIPKVNQACGTTVSLRPYDMIGGSLRMPHNRKVLRRSSSIIGGSAGIEMLFESKAATASLKSMDTTQREESRSERKVELSPGKKLSKSFSQSCVYVSTDRKDSKRCSGTGTSQKDSKQCRALPLRKLDTSTWRCRGPFSYCFLSRGNDDNDDEDDGDESHQLSCLFKPEIPCELAEPASQSFSSENEQKDLESPEADEFPQDEAVNEHKKSSADTQGGQIDVNLNDVAFDARIARINVMKEKMYEMPDGFIAAQKDANELLSLVRASMGKREDLHPETYDLKLSKYKQLLSMESRQLGSACRKMAMADKSPEEMLLAMTSSFQVLCCLTEACMRLVKVMNSETQQQEIIAKIDEVVINYICLLKAAEAVSGKTSSDPSIKLLARHSTTMAAIVSTLTRSLKMLLNK from the exons GAGACAGTTAAGGACAATTCACTTCTTTTCATGCCAAATGTTCTGAAGGTGTATCTTGAAAATGGACAAACCAAATCTTTCCGTTTTGACTGCAGCACTTCAATAAAG GATGTCATCTTAACACTGCAAGAAAAGCTTTCCATCAAGTGTATTGAACACTTTTCACTGATGCTGGAGCAAAGAGTGGAAGGATCTGGAACAAAACTTCTTTTGCTACATGAACAGGAGACTCTAACTCAG GTGACTCAGAGGCCAAGCTCGCATAAAATGAGATGTCTTTTCAGGATTAGCTTTGTCCCAAAGGATCCCATTGATCTTTTAAGAAGAGATCCAGTTGCTTTTGAATATCTTTATGTACAG AGCTGTAATGATGTGGTTCAGGAAAGATTTGGACCAGAACTGAAATACGACATTGCCCTGCGGTTGGCTGCGCTACAAATGTATATTGCAACTGTGACCACCAAGCAAACTCAGAAAATCTCCCTCAAATATATAGA AAAAGAATGGGGATTAGAGacttttcttccatctgctgtgctgcaaagcatgaaagaaaagaacataaagaaaGCACTTTCACACCTTGTCAAAGCAAATCAAAACCTAGTTCCTCCGGGTAAAAAG CTGTCCGCCCTGCAAGCTAAGGTGCATTATCTAAAGTTCCTCAGTGATCTCCGATTATATGGAGGGCGTGTTTTCAAGGCAACGCTAGTG cagggagaaaagcGTTCAGAAGTGACTTTGTTAGTAGGGCCGCGGTATGGAATCAGTCATGTGAtaaacaccaaaacaaacctGGTGGCTCTTCTAGCAGACTTCAGTCATGTGAACAGGATTGAGATGTTTACAGAAGACGAAAGCAGTGTTAGAGTTGAGCTGCATGTCTTAGATGTAAAA CCTATTACGCTACTGATGGAGTCATCAGATGCAATGAACCTTGCTTGCTTAACAGCTGGATACTATAGACTGCTGGTTGACTCAAGGCGCTCCATATTCAACATGGCcaacaagaaaaatgcagggAACCGAGAAACAG GAATTGAAAATAGAGGGAAGCATAACCTCCTTGCTTCTGAGTGGAACTGTGTACCAAAAACTACCACTTTCCTGGCTGAAGATCAAGAGACTCAAATGTCTTTTGGTGATCCTAAACAGAAGGCTATAGATGTTTCTGAAAGTCTGTTATGTCAAAAAGAACACAGACATCTGTACATAGAAAATACCTATAATTCAGGTGGATTTGATCAGCATCTGACCAAGCAAGACCCCACTGACACAGAAGAAAGTAGAAATTTTAATCAGCCTTCGCTACTGTCACTCTCAGGTTTGGAATCTAGCAAGAAAGCACAGGATTCTCCTAGGGGAGCAAAAGTTTCCTTTATATTTGGAGATCACAACTTGGATGGTATCAATCCCCAGACTCTTGGCTATGAAAGGCTTTTGGATGAAAGTCCAGAAGtactagaaaaacaaagagcCATTTATATTAATAATGCCAATGACATTAAAGGTCTGGAGTTGTCACCAGATGCTGAAAGCATTCAGTTTGCTACAAATGCTGTTTACGCAACCATAAGTGATGGTAAAATATTTGGAGCTGCAGAAGGGATAGAAGAGCCTTTGCTGCATGATATTTGTTATGCAGAAAACACGGATGATGCCgaagatgaagatgaagtaAGCTGTGAAGAAGACATTATGGTAGGAGAAATCAATAGGCCTGCTCTTCTCAGCCTTTCTGGTTCTAATGATGACATTATTGATTTGACTTCACTTCCACCTCCAGAAGGTGATGATAATGAAGACGATTTCCTATTGCATACCTTAAACATGGCCATTGCTGCTCCTCCACCTGGCTTCAGGGACAGTTCAGATGAGGAAGACTCTCAGAATCAAGCAACACAGCCTAGAGACGACAAGGAGCAAGCCAGTAATCTAGGCAGTGATGACATTCCAGTGTCGCTTATCGATGCTGTCCCTACTAATACAGAGGGGAAGTGTGAGAAGGGGCTAGATGATGCTGTAGTCTCTACTCTTCAAGCACTAGAAGCTTTGGCTGCTTCAGAGGAACAGCAGACGAGTGACAATTCAG GTGTAGCTATCTTGCGAGCATATAGCCCTGAGTCATCTTCAGATTCTGGCAATGAAACAAATTCCTCTGAAATGACTGAAAGTTCTGAAttagctgcagcacagaaacactCAGAAAACACTGCACGCATGTTTTTGACCACAAGTGAAGGCTACCAACCTCTTGTAGAAGAGCAGACTGAATTCCCCATTGCTAAGAGTCAGGCTGGAGGGCCAGGTATGAAATCCTCACAGCCTTTGGTTGGTCGCCAGGCTGCAGACCTGCAATCAAAAGTTGTGCCTTCAAAGCAGATTCTTCATTCGGATAACATGGAAATGGAGCCAGAGACTATGGAAACAAAATCTGTCACTGATTATTTTAGCAAATTGCACATGGGATCCTTGGTATATTCTTGCACtagtaaaaggaaaagtaaGATGACGGAGAGCGAAGTAAAAGCATCCTCTGATGGGAATGCTACTGTGAAAAAGCAACAGGGAACTAAAAAAGCAGAGACTGATGAAGAACTAAAAGCTAAATTTGGAACTATTTCAGCAAGAGACAGTCAACGCCTAAGCACTTTCAATGTGGAGAGAACTGCTTTTCGCCAAAGGTGGTATGGTGCCGATGATGGGGCAGCAGATAAGCCAAGCCCAGAAGCAGCGAACGGGAAGACTTTTCCAAGAGTTCCTGTCCGTGGTAAAGCAGAAACTGACTGTAAGGATGAAGTGGATCCTGAGGTGGATCAGGATGACACCTCAGGGCTTAGCCAAGGTGAAAACTTTTTGTCAGATATGACTCCTGTGTCTTCAGCCAAAGACCTAAATGATGCAGAAGATACCGATTTATCTGCAGATGACCATCCTTCAAAGCTTCCAGAAGCTGAGCAGAGTGTGGCTAGACTTTGTGAGTATCACTTGGCTAAGCGCATGTCATCTCTACAAAGTGAAGGCCATTTCTCACTCCAGAGCTCTCAGTGCTCTTCGGTGGATGCAGGATGCAGCACAGGCAGTAGCACGTGTGCTACCCCTGTTGAATCTCCCCTTTGTAGCTCTGATGTTAAGCATGTTATCTCTGACCCATCAATGAAGGGCATTGCCTATATTCCAGCTGATGAAAGAGCTGCCATTCTTCCAAACCATGGAACAACATACAAGGACCTGCATCAGCAGCCTGAAGCTGTGTGTCACAGGATGACAGTGCCTGTTGTGCATTCAGCAATTAATGCTGAGCCACTGTTTGGCACTTTGAGGGAAGGATGTCATCGGATCCCCAAGATAAAAGAAACTACAG CTTTCACAGAGCCTGAAAAGGGAAGACAAGGAGGCATGCCTGCAGCTTTTCCTAGACAGCCTCTAGCTGACTCCATCATGCTATCATCCACGCTATCAGAATCAAAGGTGCCAAGTCAAAATCAAGACTCTTGTGACATTCCCAAAGTAAATCAGGCTTGTGGGACAACAGTTAGTTTACGGCCATATGACATGATAGGTGGAAGCCTCAGGATGCCGCACAACAGGAAAGTGCTGAGACGCAGTAGCAGCATCATTGGAGGATCTGCAGGCATTGAGATGCTGTTTGAAAGTAAGGCAGCCACAGCCAGCTTGAAAAGCATGGATACTACCCAAAGGGAAGAATCCAGATCCGAGAGAAAGGTGGAACTCTCTCCGGGCAAAAAGCTGTCAAAAAGTTTCTCCCAGAGCTGTGTATATGTCAGCACTGATAGGAAGGACAGTAAGAGGTGTTCGGGCACAGGCACCAGTCAGAAGGACTCCAAGCAGTGTCGAGCGTTGCCATTGCGGAAGCTGGACACCAGTACCTGGAGGTGTCGTGGTCCCTTTAGCTACTGCTTCCTGAGCAGAGGAAATGATGAcaatgatgatgaagatgatggaGACGAAAGCCATCAGCTCTCATGTCTCTTCAAACCGGAGATCCCGTGTGAGCTCGCAGAACCAGCCAGTCAGtctttttccagtgaaaatgaacagaaggaCTTGGAGTCCCCGGAAGCTGATGAGTTCCCACAGGATGAGGCAGTTAATGAACACAAGAAGAGCAGTGCTGACACCCAAGGTGGCCAAATTGATGTGAATCTCAATGATGTGGCCTTCGATGCACGAATCGCGCGAATAAATGTGATGAAAGAGAAGATGTATGAAATGCCTGATGGATTTATTGCAGCACAAAAGGATGCCAATGAGTTACTCTCACTGGTCCGAGCAAGTATGGGCAAGAGAGAAGATTTACATCCCGAAACATATGACCTTAAACTTTCTAAGTACAAACAACTGTTATCTATGGAATCTAGACAGTTGGGAAGTGCCTGCAGGAAAATGGCCATGGCTGATAAAAGCCCTGAGGAAATGCTTTTAGCTATGACTTCCAGCTTTCAAGTACTCTGTTGCTTAACAGAAGCCTGCATGCGTTTAGTTAAAGTCATGAACTCTGAAactcagcagcaggaaattATAGCTAAGATAGACGAGGTTGTAATAAACTACATTTGTCTTCTGAAGGCTGCAGAAGCCGTGTCAGGCAAGACCTCCAGTGATCCTAGCATTAAACTCTTGGCTCGACATTCAACTACCATGGCCGCTATTGTAAGCACACTAACACGTtctcttaaaatgcttttaaacaaataa